Proteins co-encoded in one Microbacterium hydrocarbonoxydans genomic window:
- a CDS encoding flavodoxin family protein has protein sequence MIDTSSDDGATMPRFEGIRALFINATLKRSPEPSHTDGLIRISSQIMRDHGAHVEEIRAVDHDIATGVWPDMTEHGWDVDEWPEISRKVLAADILVLAGPIWLGDNSSVMKRVIERLYGGSAQLNDTGQYAYYGRVAGCLITGNEDGVKHCAMNVLYSLQHLGYTIPPQADAGWIGEAGPGPGYLDPGSGGPENDFTNRNTTFMTYNLLHLAAMLKSAGGVPAYGNRRSEWEAGCSPHQYNPEYR, from the coding sequence ATGATCGATACGAGTTCGGATGACGGTGCGACGATGCCGCGGTTCGAAGGGATCAGGGCGCTGTTCATCAACGCGACCCTCAAGCGGTCGCCCGAGCCGAGCCACACGGATGGGCTGATCCGCATCAGCAGCCAGATCATGCGCGATCATGGCGCGCACGTCGAGGAGATCCGCGCGGTCGACCACGACATCGCGACGGGTGTATGGCCCGACATGACCGAGCACGGCTGGGATGTCGATGAGTGGCCCGAGATCTCTCGCAAGGTGCTCGCCGCTGACATCCTGGTCCTCGCCGGGCCGATCTGGCTGGGTGACAACAGCTCGGTGATGAAGCGGGTGATCGAGCGGCTCTACGGCGGCTCCGCTCAGCTCAACGACACGGGCCAGTACGCCTATTACGGCCGGGTGGCAGGCTGCCTCATCACCGGCAACGAGGACGGGGTCAAGCACTGCGCGATGAACGTGCTCTACAGCCTGCAGCACCTCGGCTACACCATCCCGCCGCAGGCCGACGCCGGCTGGATCGGCGAGGCCGGACCCGGACCGGGTTACCTCGATCCGGGGTCGGGCGGCCCGGAGAACGACTTCACGAACCGCAACACGACGTTCATGACGTACAACCTGCTGCACCTCGCGGCCATGCTCAAGAGCGCGGGAGGCGTTCCCGCATACGGCAACCGCCGCAGCGAGTGGGAGGCGGGTTGCTCCCCGCACCAGTACAACCCTGAATACCGCTGA
- a CDS encoding DUF5996 family protein, with protein sequence MSTDTTMATTGWPRLRVDDWTATRDTLHMWTQIVGKVRLAHAPLMNHWWQVTLYVTPRGLATGSIPAGRRLFDLEFDFIDHRLRLRSSDGESRTIRLEAVPVAGFHARVLRALSELGIDAEISSGPNEVEPAIPFAQDTEHASYDPAAARLFWEQLMQAHRIMEEFRSHFVGKVSPVHFFWGSMDLACTRFSGRDAPEHPGGAPNVGDWVMVEGYSKELFSCGFWPGGGDQGAFYAYAYPEPEGFAERPIGVDGAYYSVENGQFLLPYEAVADAEDPDGAVLDFLHGTYQAAAEHGGWDRDMLEDDPSRWDHVRRTRSPPALSRDRAPHESLTKEGSE encoded by the coding sequence ATGAGCACGGACACGACCATGGCGACCACGGGCTGGCCGCGGCTGAGAGTCGATGACTGGACGGCGACTCGCGACACGCTGCACATGTGGACGCAGATCGTGGGCAAAGTGCGACTCGCGCATGCGCCATTGATGAACCACTGGTGGCAGGTGACGCTCTACGTCACCCCTCGGGGGTTGGCGACCGGCAGCATCCCCGCGGGTCGACGTCTGTTCGATCTCGAGTTCGATTTCATCGACCATCGGCTCCGGCTCCGCAGCAGTGACGGCGAATCGCGAACCATCCGGCTGGAGGCGGTGCCGGTGGCAGGATTCCACGCCCGGGTTCTGCGCGCTCTGAGCGAGTTGGGCATCGACGCGGAGATCTCGTCCGGGCCCAACGAAGTGGAACCCGCGATCCCGTTCGCGCAGGACACCGAGCACGCGTCCTACGACCCGGCTGCGGCTCGCCTGTTCTGGGAGCAGCTGATGCAGGCGCATCGGATCATGGAGGAGTTCCGGTCGCATTTCGTCGGCAAGGTCAGCCCTGTCCACTTCTTCTGGGGGTCGATGGACCTCGCCTGCACCCGATTCTCGGGCAGAGACGCGCCCGAGCATCCCGGCGGTGCACCGAACGTGGGTGACTGGGTGATGGTGGAGGGGTACTCGAAGGAGCTCTTCAGCTGCGGGTTCTGGCCCGGCGGGGGAGACCAGGGCGCGTTCTACGCGTACGCCTACCCGGAGCCCGAGGGCTTCGCGGAGCGCCCGATCGGTGTGGACGGCGCGTACTACAGCGTCGAGAACGGTCAGTTCCTGCTGCCGTACGAAGCGGTGGCCGACGCGGAGGATCCGGATGGCGCGGTGCTCGATTTCCTGCACGGCACGTACCAGGCCGCCGCGGAACACGGCGGCTGGGACAGGGACATGTTGGAAGACGATCCGAGCCGATGGGACCACGTCCGTCGCACCCGGTCGCCGCCGGCGCTGTCACGCGACCGAGCACCCCATGAGTCACTGACGAAGGAAGGGTCCGAATGA
- a CDS encoding RraA family protein — MKAHDDDGDRAARAAELGCAALVDAMGRIHPHRAHLLPLTSPDPSRALFGPAATMAFMPYRDDLPPTDFAHLFHQALGSAPKGRVPVLSSGGYPETSHGRGTKLSRGDQHEIAGVLADGRLRDFAQLAEYGFPTWCRGEATQWGGNIVMPYAADVAVEVGGVTIVPGDYIYADTAGAVVIPAGSIDDILAEAHRVDEEDARAVERIRVERLEDMRGTTS; from the coding sequence ATGAAAGCTCACGACGACGACGGCGACCGCGCCGCTCGAGCCGCAGAACTGGGATGCGCGGCATTGGTGGATGCGATGGGACGGATCCACCCGCACCGGGCCCACCTCCTGCCCTTGACGAGTCCGGACCCGAGCCGTGCACTGTTCGGTCCGGCGGCGACCATGGCCTTCATGCCCTACCGCGACGATCTTCCCCCGACGGATTTCGCGCACCTGTTCCACCAAGCCCTGGGTTCGGCCCCGAAGGGCCGGGTTCCGGTGCTCTCCAGTGGTGGATACCCGGAGACATCCCACGGAAGGGGAACGAAACTCTCCCGTGGAGATCAGCATGAGATCGCGGGTGTGCTCGCCGACGGGCGCCTGCGTGATTTCGCCCAGTTGGCTGAATACGGGTTCCCGACATGGTGCCGCGGTGAGGCGACGCAGTGGGGCGGGAACATCGTGATGCCGTACGCAGCGGACGTCGCGGTCGAGGTCGGCGGCGTCACGATCGTCCCCGGGGACTACATCTATGCGGATACCGCCGGCGCGGTGGTCATCCCGGCAGGAAGCATCGACGACATCCTCGCCGAAGCGCACCGCGTGGATGAGGAGGATGCGCGCGCGGTGGAGCGGATCCGCGTCGAGCGCCTCGAAGACATGAGAGGGACGACATCGTGA
- a CDS encoding universal stress protein: protein MGHIPGGDPAVLRHASALAVATGVPLIVAHIDTSRVIDAPDPDGAAPGAAVSEALRRGRRDLAVVQAEADLALTDSPARWTVLQRVGDPAMALHDLAERTQASMIVIGTRRDEIGAAVREFLNGSVALRLARHQSRPVVIVPTGVVHPWRSRTLT, encoded by the coding sequence GTGGGGCACATTCCCGGAGGGGACCCCGCAGTCCTGCGACACGCGAGCGCGCTCGCGGTGGCGACGGGTGTGCCGCTCATCGTGGCCCACATCGACACGAGCCGAGTGATCGACGCTCCGGATCCGGACGGCGCCGCTCCCGGCGCGGCGGTCAGCGAAGCATTGCGGCGCGGCCGAAGAGATCTTGCCGTCGTCCAGGCCGAGGCCGACCTGGCTCTGACGGACTCGCCGGCGCGCTGGACGGTTCTCCAGCGCGTCGGCGACCCCGCCATGGCACTGCACGATCTCGCCGAGCGGACACAAGCATCGATGATCGTGATCGGGACCCGTCGGGACGAGATTGGCGCGGCCGTTCGCGAATTCCTTAACGGTTCGGTCGCGCTCAGACTTGCCCGCCACCAGTCGCGCCCCGTCGTCATCGTCCCCACCGGAGTGGTGCATCCCTGGCGGAGCCGCACCCTGACGTGA
- a CDS encoding alpha/beta fold hydrolase, translated as MSSSVAHTLDAILGAGAPVVSVAPVELSAPGRPVPLEVRVSAPASGTDLPIVLFSHGNGWNLDGYAPLTAFWASRGFVVIQPTHLDSRRNGFGFDHPVFPSIWTERISDLTRILDQLDAIEAAVPGLAGRMDGSRVAATGHSWGGQTAQALLGARILDETGELGDDMSDSRVSAGILFAATGLAGDDLHPFAQANFPFMRPSFAELTTPTLVVAGDHDQSKMSSRGPDWFTDAYTHSPGATDLLTFFGAEHGLGGIVGYEVAETTDEDPQRVAVIQRLSTAYLRTALHVDESSWPAARAAFGDGVEPIGRVESRR; from the coding sequence ATGAGTTCCTCTGTCGCGCACACCCTCGACGCCATCCTCGGCGCGGGGGCTCCGGTCGTGTCGGTCGCCCCCGTCGAGCTCTCGGCCCCCGGCCGCCCCGTCCCCCTCGAAGTGCGAGTGTCGGCACCGGCATCCGGCACCGACCTCCCGATCGTGCTCTTCTCGCACGGCAACGGATGGAACCTCGACGGCTACGCACCACTCACCGCCTTCTGGGCCTCCCGCGGCTTCGTCGTCATCCAGCCGACCCACCTCGACTCCCGACGGAACGGGTTCGGGTTCGACCATCCGGTCTTCCCTTCGATCTGGACCGAGCGGATCTCGGATCTCACCCGTATCCTCGACCAGCTCGACGCCATCGAAGCGGCCGTACCGGGCCTCGCCGGCCGGATGGACGGCAGCCGAGTGGCAGCGACCGGACACTCCTGGGGCGGACAGACTGCTCAGGCCCTGCTCGGTGCGCGGATCCTCGACGAGACAGGAGAGCTCGGTGACGACATGTCCGACAGTCGTGTGAGTGCGGGCATCCTCTTCGCGGCGACCGGCCTCGCAGGCGATGACCTGCACCCGTTCGCGCAGGCGAACTTTCCGTTCATGCGTCCGTCGTTCGCTGAACTCACCACACCGACCCTCGTCGTGGCGGGCGACCACGACCAATCGAAGATGTCGAGCCGCGGACCCGACTGGTTCACCGACGCCTACACGCACAGTCCCGGTGCAACCGACCTCCTCACCTTCTTCGGTGCCGAGCACGGACTCGGTGGGATCGTCGGCTACGAGGTCGCGGAGACGACGGACGAAGACCCGCAGCGCGTCGCCGTCATCCAGCGACTCAGCACCGCCTACCTCCGAACCGCGCTGCACGTCGATGAGAGCAGCTGGCCCGCTGCCCGCGCCGCATTCGGCGACGGCGTCGAGCCGATCGGTCGGGTCGAGAGCAGGCGCTGA
- a CDS encoding TetR/AcrR family transcriptional regulator: MSDEQIGDAGRQVGRPRRDAQLLLDAAASVFVESGVDAPVREIAARAGVGVGTIYRHFPTRPDLVVAVYRHQVEACADAGPRLLAESATPEAALRAWVALFVDFLVTKHGLAGALQGTGADARALHTYFVDRLVPVCGSLLDAALDPAHAADSVDVYNVLKGIGNLCIGAAADPRYDADALVQLLISGVLASGTDDPAA, from the coding sequence ATGTCGGACGAACAGATCGGGGACGCCGGACGCCAGGTGGGCCGACCGCGCCGTGACGCTCAGCTGCTGCTCGACGCTGCAGCATCCGTCTTCGTGGAATCGGGTGTCGATGCGCCGGTCCGGGAGATCGCGGCGCGCGCCGGCGTCGGGGTCGGCACGATCTACCGGCACTTTCCGACGCGGCCCGACCTCGTGGTCGCCGTGTATCGGCATCAGGTGGAGGCGTGCGCCGATGCCGGCCCCCGGTTGCTGGCAGAGAGCGCGACGCCCGAGGCGGCGCTTCGAGCCTGGGTCGCGCTGTTCGTCGACTTCCTGGTCACCAAACACGGACTCGCCGGCGCGCTGCAGGGAACGGGCGCAGACGCCCGCGCCCTGCACACCTACTTCGTCGACCGTCTGGTTCCGGTCTGCGGCTCGCTCCTCGACGCTGCGCTCGATCCAGCGCATGCGGCGGACTCAGTGGATGTGTACAACGTGCTCAAGGGGATCGGCAATCTCTGCATCGGTGCGGCCGCCGACCCCCGTTACGACGCGGATGCCCTCGTGCAGCTGCTCATCTCGGGAGTCCTGGCTTCGGGAACCGACGACCCCGCCGCGTGA
- a CDS encoding alpha/beta hydrolase, with the protein MTEITVVLVHGAFAESSSWSGVIRALQKRGVSAFATPNPLRSVATDAANVRSAVESVDGPVLLVGHSYGGAVTTEAAGGSDAVKGLVYVAAFAPDQGETALGLTGQFEGSTLGDTVRAYPLEDGTNDLVVDRELFPNQFAADVDIEDARIAAATQRPIRDFALGEAQPSVTPAWKRLPSWFIFGTGDKNIPAEGLRFMADRAGSRKTVEIEGASHSVMVSNPEAVADLIGEAIAELG; encoded by the coding sequence ATGACCGAGATCACAGTCGTCCTCGTCCACGGCGCTTTCGCCGAATCGTCGAGCTGGAGCGGCGTGATCCGCGCCCTGCAGAAGCGCGGAGTCTCCGCGTTCGCGACGCCGAATCCCCTGCGAAGCGTGGCAACCGATGCCGCCAACGTGCGCAGCGCTGTCGAGTCGGTCGACGGGCCCGTGCTCCTGGTCGGTCACTCCTACGGAGGCGCCGTGACTACCGAAGCCGCCGGGGGGAGCGATGCGGTGAAGGGCCTCGTCTATGTCGCCGCGTTCGCTCCCGACCAGGGGGAGACGGCGCTCGGACTGACCGGGCAGTTCGAGGGCAGCACCCTCGGCGATACAGTTCGCGCCTATCCGCTCGAAGACGGCACCAACGACCTCGTTGTCGACCGCGAACTGTTCCCGAACCAGTTCGCGGCCGACGTGGACATCGAGGATGCTCGGATCGCCGCGGCGACGCAGCGCCCCATCCGCGACTTCGCACTCGGCGAGGCTCAGCCGTCGGTGACGCCGGCCTGGAAGAGGCTTCCGTCGTGGTTCATCTTCGGCACCGGAGACAAGAACATCCCCGCCGAGGGGCTGCGGTTCATGGCCGATCGGGCGGGTTCGAGGAAGACCGTCGAGATCGAAGGGGCTTCGCACTCGGTCATGGTCTCGAATCCGGAAGCCGTCGCCGACCTCATCGGCGAGGCGATCGCCGAACTGGGCTGA
- a CDS encoding zinc-binding dehydrogenase has product MSYRVAALAPDGVHAALHAAPSPSLPELLAIVGDAARVVTVADKGGASKLGIRAVDAVNDSALLERAADLGHRGLYSPRVDQVLPLASIAKAHELAAGGAGKVVVIVP; this is encoded by the coding sequence GTGTCATATCGTGTCGCCGCCTTGGCGCCTGACGGAGTGCACGCGGCACTGCACGCCGCCCCGTCGCCGTCGCTTCCCGAGCTGCTCGCGATCGTGGGGGACGCGGCGCGCGTCGTCACCGTCGCCGACAAGGGCGGTGCCTCGAAGCTCGGCATCCGTGCCGTGGATGCTGTCAACGATTCGGCTCTTCTCGAACGCGCCGCCGATCTCGGCCACCGGGGCCTCTACTCGCCGCGCGTCGATCAGGTGCTCCCACTCGCTTCCATCGCCAAGGCGCACGAGCTGGCCGCGGGCGGCGCCGGCAAAGTCGTGGTCATCGTGCCATGA